The Halomonas qaidamensis genome includes the window GTCAATAATAGAGCGCCACAGGTGGGGCAGGCGTGCAATGCGAAAACCAATTGTTGAAGGCATAATAAACAGCTACCGAAAAGTGTAAGTAGGCGAATTGTCATAAGCTGCGGCGCTGAATGCAAGGCGTTATGTTATTCATCCGTTGATGAATCGTTTTCAGAGCTGTTGTTTCCAGGTACAAAGCGGCGCAAATTTAGCGCGCTCAAGCCGCTTGGTTGGATCTTACTGTCCGCTATCGTGGCTTTTTCCAAATCTTCCGAAACAGTAAAGCGGATCAGCCCCAGCCGTTGTCCGCTATCCGTCATAATATCGATACGCCACTCTCCCGACGGAGATTCAGGGAAATTTTGCTTATGGCTCCACGCACGGTATCCCTGTTCTCGTCCTCCGTTGATAGCAAGCTCTACTTCATCTAACAATTCACCGTTGTGGTGCCATACATGATGAATCGTCTCGCTTAATCCACGGGGTGCTCTAATAGCGGTGTAAACGTAAAGACCTTTAGAGCGAATCGCGTCTGGCGTAAGCGCCATGGACCCTTGCGGTTCACGGCTCTGAATATCTAGAGCTGGAGAGAGTGCACTATTTGTCATCCATAGACTGGCGGGAGGCACCCAAATTTTGCCAAGCCATGCCGCATAGGCCAATACAATAGTGAGCCCAAAGAAACCGCACCAGCGCGCTAGCGAACGCTTTTTTAATAAATGCCAAAAACTAGGCAGTGCGATAAATACGGTAATCAACAGCGCAAGGATTAAGCTTTGGCCCGTTGTCAGTTGCAGCATAATAGGCAGAATGACCAGCACCACTAAAAAGACACACTGAGCATGAAAAATGAAGTAGAGACTTCGCCAGCGCCCAGCGAGCTTATAGTAGAGCGGATCTATGATGGACAGTATTGCCATTGCGATCACTAACAATGCAAAGAGTGTCTGCCCGCTATTCCACACGGTAGTAACCAGAATGAACGGTAACGTAAAGAACAGGGTTTCCTGGTGAATCATTTGGGCGATAAAGGTGGTGACCCCGCGGGGCAAGGTGGGGTGGCCACGTTTAGCAAGCCAGCGCCCCATAAGGCTCTCAGTGAGCAATAGCAGCCAGGCAAAAAGTAGCCCTAACGCCAATGCGGCGCCCAACCACTGTTGGCGATCCACTAGAAAAAAACTACCCAGCCCTGCGCCAAAAGCGATAGGTGGCCACAGCCAGCTCCAGGGTTTTAGACGTTCGACGGCACTCTCAACCCGTACTTGTAGGGCCGAGATACGAGCGGGAGTAAAGAAACTACCCATAACGATGTTGGCTCATAAATGAAAACGGCATGATGGTTGGATTTATCGGCAAAGTCGATGTGTGCCCACTATGCCGTAAAAATACGCAAGAAATGTGAGAGCAGTTAGGCGGTTCCTAGTTTCATCGTGTACGTTCATTTATGAGATAAGCGTATTAGCCAAAAGTCAGGGCTTGACGTTCTGCTGTATCTCAACCAAGCTTAAGCAATCAAACGACCGTATGAATGCGTGGCGGGCCCGATTCAAGGCGCCAGCCCGAACTTGTGGAGAGAGCGCGGATGATCTATCAAGGCAATGCCATCACGGTGGAGCGTCGTGACACCCAAGGTGGCAATGACATCGCTAAGCTCACTTTCGATCTGAAAGATGAGTCCGTTAATAAGCTATCCAGCGCCGTTGTGGCAGAGCTAGGTGAAGCAGTAAAAGCGCTTCAAGCGGAAAGTGGCCTGCAGGGCCTGATAATTAGCAGCGGTAAAGATGCGTTTATTGTCGGCGCTGATATTACTGAATTTCACAGCCTTTTTGACAAAGGTGAAGAGTATCTCGTCGAGATGAACCTTAAGGTTCACGACATTTTCAATGCGATTGAAGATCTGCCTTTTCCAACCGTGACGGCTATTAATGGCTTAGCACTTGGTGGCGGCTGCGAAGTACTGCTGACCACTGATTTCCGAGTAATGAGTGAAAAAGCCAAAATTGGCTTGCCGGAAACCAAGCTGGGTATTTTGCCAGGTTGGGGCGGCTGTGTACGTTTACCCCGCTTAATTGGTGCTGATAATGCCGTTGAGTGGATTGCGGGCGGCACTGAAAACCGTGCTAACGCTGCACTAAAAGTCGGCGCTGTTGATGCAGTGGTAAGCCACGAGCATCTTGAAGAAGCCGCGTTGGACATGTTGGATCGTGCCAATGCCGGTGAGCTGGATTACCAAGCACGCCGCGAAGAGAAGAAAACACCCCTTAAGCTGAACGCTATTGAACAGATGATGGCCTTTGAAACGGCCAAAGGGTTCGTCGCTGGCAAGGCTGGCCCTCACTACCCGGCGCCGGTTGAAGCCATCAAAGTGATTCAAAAAGGCGCTGGCGAAACTCGTGACCGTGCCCAGGCGATTGAAGCAAAAGCATTCGCGAAGCTAGCGCTCAGCAGCGTTGCCTTTAATTTGGTTGGCCTGTTCCTTAACGACCAAGTCGTGAAGAAAAAAGGTAGCAAGTACGAGAAGCAGTCGCAGCCAGTTAAGCAAACCGCCGTGCTAGGCGCAGGCATTATGGGCGGTGGTATCGCCTATCAGAGCGCCAGCAAAGGCACGCCCATCGTAATGAAGGATATTAACGATGAGGCTATCGAGCTAGGCCTGAAGGAAGCGCGTAAGCTATTTGCTAAGCAGGTAGAGCGTAAAAAGCTGACCACCGAGCAGATGGCCGAAAAACTGACCAACATTCGACCTACGCTTTCCTACGGTGATTTCGGCAATGTTGACCTAGTGGTTGAGGCAGTCGTTGAAAATCCAAAGGTTAAAGACGCTGTACTGACCGAAGTGGAAGGCATGGTGAGCGAAAACACCATCCTTACCTCTAACACCTCAACGATTTCTATCAATCGTCTGGCTAAGAATCTTAAACGTCCTGAAAACTTCTGCGGTATGCACTTTTTCAACCCTGTGCACCGTATGCCGCTGGTGGAAGTTATTCGTGGCGAGAAGACCTCAGATGCAGCGGTAGCCGCAACGGTCGCCTACGCACGTGCAATGGGCAAAACTCCGATCGTGGTGAACGACTGCCCCGGCTTTTTGGTCAACCGCGTACTGTTCCCATATTTCGGTGGCTTTAGCTTCCTAGTAGAGCAGGGCGCTGATTTCCAACGCGTTGACAAAGTGATGGAAAAATTTGGCTGGCCCATGGGGCCTGCTTACCTGCTGGACGTAGTGGGTCTAGATACCGCAGTACACGCTAACGAAGTGATGGCGGAAGGCTTCCCGGATCGCATGGCGCGTGACGGCAAAACCGCTATTCAGGTGATGTACGACAATAAGCGCCTGGGCCAGAAGAACGATAAAGGCTTCTATGCCTATGAAGAAGATAAGAAAGG containing:
- the fadB gene encoding fatty acid oxidation complex subunit alpha FadB, whose translation is MIYQGNAITVERRDTQGGNDIAKLTFDLKDESVNKLSSAVVAELGEAVKALQAESGLQGLIISSGKDAFIVGADITEFHSLFDKGEEYLVEMNLKVHDIFNAIEDLPFPTVTAINGLALGGGCEVLLTTDFRVMSEKAKIGLPETKLGILPGWGGCVRLPRLIGADNAVEWIAGGTENRANAALKVGAVDAVVSHEHLEEAALDMLDRANAGELDYQARREEKKTPLKLNAIEQMMAFETAKGFVAGKAGPHYPAPVEAIKVIQKGAGETRDRAQAIEAKAFAKLALSSVAFNLVGLFLNDQVVKKKGSKYEKQSQPVKQTAVLGAGIMGGGIAYQSASKGTPIVMKDINDEAIELGLKEARKLFAKQVERKKLTTEQMAEKLTNIRPTLSYGDFGNVDLVVEAVVENPKVKDAVLTEVEGMVSENTILTSNTSTISINRLAKNLKRPENFCGMHFFNPVHRMPLVEVIRGEKTSDAAVAATVAYARAMGKTPIVVNDCPGFLVNRVLFPYFGGFSFLVEQGADFQRVDKVMEKFGWPMGPAYLLDVVGLDTAVHANEVMAEGFPDRMARDGKTAIQVMYDNKRLGQKNDKGFYAYEEDKKGKPKKVTDEQAYALVKDVVKEQKEFSDEDIIARMMVPLCLETVRCLEDGIVETPAEADMALIYGIGFPPFRGGALRYIDAMGVAEFVKLAENLANELGPLYAPTEKLRQMAQNNEQFYSGTQA
- a CDS encoding DUF5924 family protein, coding for MGSFFTPARISALQVRVESAVERLKPWSWLWPPIAFGAGLGSFFLVDRQQWLGAALALGLLFAWLLLLTESLMGRWLAKRGHPTLPRGVTTFIAQMIHQETLFFTLPFILVTTVWNSGQTLFALLVIAMAILSIIDPLYYKLAGRWRSLYFIFHAQCVFLVVLVILPIMLQLTTGQSLILALLITVFIALPSFWHLLKKRSLARWCGFFGLTIVLAYAAWLGKIWVPPASLWMTNSALSPALDIQSREPQGSMALTPDAIRSKGLYVYTAIRAPRGLSETIHHVWHHNGELLDEVELAINGGREQGYRAWSHKQNFPESPSGEWRIDIMTDSGQRLGLIRFTVSEDLEKATIADSKIQPSGLSALNLRRFVPGNNSSENDSSTDE